CGGTGACCGGCGCGGGCGTGCTGGACGGCCAGGCCAACTCCGAAGTCTGGTGGCCGTGGAAGGGGCAGGGCCGCCGCGCGCAACCTGGCGGACCGCACCAGGACGCGGCCCGCGACCGCCTCTTCCGTATGGCTGCGGAAGCGGTGCCGGTCGAGCAGCGCCGCTTCGGACCGGGCAGCTATCTTCGCCCGAATTTCGTGCAGCCGTACCGGTGCCGTAACGTCCTCATCGAAGGGATCACCGTGCGGAACTCGCCGATGTGGGAGCTACATCCCGTTCTCTGCGAGAACGTCACCGTTCGCGGAGTTCGCATCGAGAGCCACGGACCGAACAACGACGGCTGCGATCCTGAGTCGTGCCGCGACGTGCTCATCGAGGACTGCTACTTCGACACGGGGGACGACTGCATCGCGCTGAAGTCGGGACGCAACGAGGATGGCCGGCGGCTCGCCACCCCCATCGAGAACGTGATCGTACGCAACTGCCACATGAAGGACGGTCACGGCGGCGTGACCATCGGCAGCGAGATCTCGGGTGGCGCGCGGCACATCTTCGCCGAGAACTGCCGCATGGACAGCCCTAACCTGGAGCGCGGCCTGCGCCTCAAGACCAACGCGCGCCGCGGCGGCGTGATCGAGGAAGTCTACATGCGGAACTGCACCGTGGGTCAGGTCTCCAACGCCGTGCTCTCGATCGACTTCTTCTACGAGGAGGGGCGGGAAGGGGAGCACCTCCCGGTGGTACGCGCCGTCGAAATGCGGGATGTAACCAGCGAGCACAGCACCTATCCCGTCTTCCTGCGCGGCTTCGAGGACAAGCCGATCGAGAGCGTGCGGATAGTCGACTGCCACTTCAACGGCGCGGAGCGCGAGAGCGTGGTGGAGAACGTCGCGGAGCTCCTGCTGGAGAACGTGACAGTGAACGGAGTGGAGTGGACTTCGGAGGTAGAGCAGGAAGTCAGCGCGTAGGGGGCCGGGCTTTTTGTCATCCTGAGCCCCAGCGAAGCATCGCGCGCATTGCGGGTGCCGGCGGGCAAAGCAGTGCTTGGCACGGGCGCCCAAGAGGGGAATGGCCAGCGCTATCCCGCGTGTAGACCGGCGTTTGTAGGCCGTGCGGCAGCGAGGCGGCGCCCGCAGGGCACGGTGGCGGGCGTTGAAAAAGGGGCGACCCTCCAACACGCCGGAGGGTCGCCCCCTTTCTTTTTCGCCCGATCTCGGTCGCTCAGTGCACGACGGCCCGGCCGATGTTGTTTGTGTCGGTGCCGAACCAGATCGAGTTCGTGGGCGCATGGTAGACCATGTTCCGCACCGCTCCACCACCGCTGGGGACGGGCGTGATCCCGAAGAAGGACTCCGTTTTCGGGTCGAAGCCCACCAGGCGGTTGGGTTGCACACCCGTTTCAGCCACCCAGATCCGCCCCTGTCCGTCCAGCGCCATCGCGTAGGCGCCGGCCTCCTTGCCACTCGGGAGCGGGTATTCCTTGATCTCGCCCGTCGTCGGGTCGAGGCGCCCGAGGGTTCCGCGGCGGGTGTCCCCGTACCAGATCATCCCGTCGTCCGTGCGCACCAGCCGCCGCGGCCGGGCGTCTTCCGGGAGCATGTGCTCCTCGAGCTCCATGGTCTCCGGGTTCACCGAGGCGATACGGTTGGTACCGAGCAGCGCCGCCCACGGGCGATTGTTCTCGTCCACCACGATCCCGTACGGCCGCGCCCCACCGACGCTCATCGGCACCAGCTTCACGTCGCCGCTTTCAGGGTCCAGTCGGCCGATGAAGTTGCCGCCCTGCACCGTGAACCAGAGATCGCCGGTCGAGGAGAAGACCAGGGTGTGAGGATCGCGCGCCGCGGGATCCGGCATCTCGAAGATCTTGATCTCGCGGCTTTGCGGATCAATTCGGCCGATGTGCCCCGCCGCGTTCCCCGCGTACCAGAGCGCGCCATCCGGACCAGCGACGATATTGTGGGGGAGCACCCGTGGCGGGAGATCGATCTTCTCGAACTCGCCGGACTGCGGATCGAAGATCCCGATGTAGTTCCCCACCTGGCCCACGAACCAGATCTTTCCGTCCGCGGCCACCGTGGGATCCCGGGGGCGAGTGTTCTCCCAGGGGACCGCCCACTCCTGGATCTCCAGCGTATCCGGTGGGGCGGCACCCGCTACCGCTCCGATCAGAACCAGGGTCGCTGCGAGCATGGGTCTCCTCCGGAAGCATGAACGGGGTGAGACGGTGAGACGGAAGGTTGCGCGGCAAACCAGGAGAGCCTTCCCTCGACCACCAGTATGTCCCTCCAAGGCCAGCGTGGCAACGTGCCTGGCCGGCACGGCCGGCAACCAGCGCAACCGGGAATCCTCGGAGCGGGGCTGGCCTGGGTTGCCACAGACCGAAGCAGGGGTGATTCCAGCCGGCCTTGCCTCAGCGCACGGCTCACTGCACAGGAGGTTCACCGGATGATTCCCAGCTTCTCCTCCAGCTCCTCGCGGCGGCTGCGACTGACGCTCAGCTCGGCTCCTCCCTTCAAGCGCACGGCATAGTCGCCTCCGCTGCTGCGGAGCAGCGTCTCGATGCGGTCGAGGCGTACGATGGCCGAGCGGTGGATGCGAAAGAAGTGCCGCGGGTCGAGCCGGTTCTCCAGCGTCTGCATGCGCTCGCGGATCACGTAGGTCTTGTCGCCCACATGCAGCTCTGCGTACGGTCCGCTCGCCTCGATGTAGTCGATGGCATCCACCGGCACCACGCGCACCTGTCCGCGCATCTCGACCGCCAGCCGCTCCAGATACGGTTGGCCATGGCCCTCGCCAGTGCCGGCAGCGCGATCGGGCTCGCCGTCCTCCGACCTCCCCAGGAGGCGCAGGAGCTGACGCGTGGCGCGGCCTACCTCCTCCAGCTCGATCATGCGCCGGGCCCGCGCGAACGCCTGCTCGAACCGCTCGTCGTCGAAGGGCTTCACCAGGTAGTCGATGGCGGCGACCTCGAAGGCCTTCAGTGCATAGTGATCGTAGGCGGTTACGAAGATGGTGGCGGGCATCTCGTCGGGCCCGATCTCTGCCAGCACCTCCAGCCCGGTCATCCCCGGCATCTGCACGTCGAGAAAGACCAGGTCGGGCCGCAGCTCGCGGATCGCCTCGACGGCGGCAGCGCCGTTGTCCACCATCCCCACGATCTCGACGTCCGGTTCCTTCCGGACGAGGTCTTCGACCCGTTGGCGCCCGAGCAGCTCGTCGTCTACGATCAGGACACGGAGAGGGCGATCAACGCCCATAGGCCGGCTCAGCTACCTGCTCCACGAGCTCCGCGTGGAGGTCGCTGCTAGTGTGGAAGGGGAGCTTGACCTCAGCGATCAGCCCTCCCCCCTCCGCGGAGTGGAAGGTCAGCGACCAATCGTCGCCGTAGAGCTCTGCCAGCCTTGCCTGCACATTGCGCAGACCCAGGCCGCTTCCTGGCTTCACCTCCTCGGGCACGCCGGGGCCGTCGTCCCGCACCGTTAGCACCAGCTTGTCTCCCTCCCGCCTTGCTCCCACCTCGATGCGCGACGGACCCACCTTGGCGGCCACGCCGTGCTTGACCGCGTTCTCCACCAGCGGCTGCAGGATCAGGTTGGGGACGAGCGCATCGAGCACCTCCGGCTCCGGGGAGATCTCCACCTCCAGCGTCCCCTGGAAGCGGATCTCCATGATCTCCAGATAACGGCGAAGAAAGTCCATCTCCTTCTCCACCGGGATCATCTGCTCTTTGTCCTGAGTCAGCGTGTAGCGGAGGAGCTCGCTCAGGCGGGCGATCATCCGCCGCACGCCGCGCGGATCCCGCTCCACCAGCGCGGAGACAGCGTGCAGGGTGTTGAAGAGGAAGTGCGGGTTGAGCTGCATCCGTAGCGCCTCCAGCCGGGCCTCGGCGAGCTGCGCCTGCAGTTGTGCCGCGTGAGCGTGCAGGTGCACAGTCTCCTTCTCCCGCTCGCGATTGCGCACGAAGAAGTCACGGGCGAACCCGGCCGCCATCACGCCGACATAGGTGATCAGGTCGTTGACGAACCACAGCCGAGTGACGCTCAGGATGGGTGAAACCCCGCCGGCGCGGCGGAACGGGAAATCGAGTACGTACATGCGGAAGGCCGCGCCCACCGTGTCCACCAGGACGGAAATCACGAAGCCTGCCGCGATCAGCATGGCGATGCGCGGAACCCGTGCCCCCGGTCGCTCGATGCTGTAGCGGCTGGTGAGCCAGAAGACGAACGGGGTGAGGATCGCCCAGATGAGGGACTCGAAAAAGGCGATCGCCACCGGCAGCGAGGTGAGGATGGGCTGCTGTCCGGGGAAACGCGGATCGAGCAGCCGGTTCGCCGCGGTGAGCACGGCGGCGAAGGTCCAGAACGCGAAGATTCCGATCAGCTCCGCCCGCCGCAGGCGCCACGGCTGCACGGGAGACTCCGCACCGTTCACGGGGGGAAGAATGGAGTTCAACACGACCTCGCCTGGCAGAGATATCCGGACGTCCGCGACCTGAACGATAGACCCGCCGTTTTCCCTGTCAAAGGCCAGCCGCACGAGTGGCACCCCGGCGAACATGAACGGCACGAACACGTCATGCGCCGTGGCGCTTCGTAACACTCAGCCAGCGCTTCGTGATCGGCGCGGTGCAATTGGTTGATGCTCGCCAAACGGTGCCCCTCACGTCCGTGTATCCTTTTCCCGGCGCACACGGACGATCCGAGCGCTGCCGGCCCGGACGACCGGCACCGGGAATCCCTCCTTCCAGAGGTCACACACATGTCCACGCAGATCGTCGGATCACGACCCGGCTTCCTTCGACGGCTCACCACGGCGGGCCTGATGTTCGTGGGGCTCCTGTTCGCGGCCGAGGCCTCGGGCCAGGGAAGGGGCGGGATGATGAACGCAAGCCCGGAGGAGCGAGCCGCTCAGCGGATCGGCCTGCTGACCGAGCGCCTCTCCCTTACGCCGCAGCAGGTGGAGCAGATCCAGCCGATCCTGGTCAAGCAGTTCACCGAGCAGGTCGAGCTTTTCCGCAAGTTCCAGGGTGGCGGCGACCGGCAGGCGATGATGAATGAGATGCGGGAGCTGCGGACCCGCCACGACGAGCAGATCCTGTCGGTCCTCACCGAGGAGCAGAAGACCGCCTACCGCACCCTCCAGGAGGAAGAGCGGACCCGGCGGATGAACCGGATGAACGGTGGTGGCGGAGGGGGCGGGCAGTAGGTCGGCACGGAGCACTGCCCGGGCGCCGATGCGGGTTCCCTTCAGACCTTTCGCTTCGTGCGCCCGGCAGTGCGACTCGTTTACGCTGGAGTGCAGGTCGAAGCGACGGCGGCCAACCGTTGAAAGGCTTGATGTATCATACGGTGCGTGCCGGGCCCTGCCCGGCGCGGATCACGGCAACCCCACTTCAGGGTGCGCTCTTAAATCACGTGAGAGGATGAGATGAAGCGGAAGCATATCGTTGCGGGCGTGGCCGCAGTCGCGCTGATCCTCGTCGCCGCCTGGTTCTTCCGCCGGGCCGAGGCGAGCGAGGGTTCGCCGTACCGCCTGGCAACGGTCGAGCGCGGCGACGTGGAGATGGCGATCACCTCCACCGGCACCCTGAATCCGGTGACGACGGTTCAGGTAGGTACGCAGGTCTCCGGCAAGATCGTCGACCTGTACGCCGACTTCAA
The DNA window shown above is from Longimicrobiaceae bacterium and carries:
- a CDS encoding glycoside hydrolase family 28 protein, whose protein sequence is MANTSNISRRDFLRAAIASSALVLPISGAACARDPRSGSTGAESRGWDRVPEILARIRPPVFPQRDFLVTEFGAVGDGERMNTDAIRRAIEACHAAGGGRVVIPEGRFLTGPIHLLSQVNLHVAEGATLAFSQNPDDFLPLVFTRWEGVELMNYSPLIYAFEQENVAVTGAGVLDGQANSEVWWPWKGQGRRAQPGGPHQDAARDRLFRMAAEAVPVEQRRFGPGSYLRPNFVQPYRCRNVLIEGITVRNSPMWELHPVLCENVTVRGVRIESHGPNNDGCDPESCRDVLIEDCYFDTGDDCIALKSGRNEDGRRLATPIENVIVRNCHMKDGHGGVTIGSEISGGARHIFAENCRMDSPNLERGLRLKTNARRGGVIEEVYMRNCTVGQVSNAVLSIDFFYEEGREGEHLPVVRAVEMRDVTSEHSTYPVFLRGFEDKPIESVRIVDCHFNGAERESVVENVAELLLENVTVNGVEWTSEVEQEVSA
- a CDS encoding LytTR family DNA-binding domain-containing protein; translation: MGVDRPLRVLIVDDELLGRQRVEDLVRKEPDVEIVGMVDNGAAAVEAIRELRPDLVFLDVQMPGMTGLEVLAEIGPDEMPATIFVTAYDHYALKAFEVAAIDYLVKPFDDERFEQAFARARRMIELEEVGRATRQLLRLLGRSEDGEPDRAAGTGEGHGQPYLERLAVEMRGQVRVVPVDAIDYIEASGPYAELHVGDKTYVIRERMQTLENRLDPRHFFRIHRSAIVRLDRIETLLRSSGGDYAVRLKGGAELSVSRSRREELEEKLGIIR
- a CDS encoding histidine kinase, coding for MLNSILPPVNGAESPVQPWRLRRAELIGIFAFWTFAAVLTAANRLLDPRFPGQQPILTSLPVAIAFFESLIWAILTPFVFWLTSRYSIERPGARVPRIAMLIAAGFVISVLVDTVGAAFRMYVLDFPFRRAGGVSPILSVTRLWFVNDLITYVGVMAAGFARDFFVRNREREKETVHLHAHAAQLQAQLAEARLEALRMQLNPHFLFNTLHAVSALVERDPRGVRRMIARLSELLRYTLTQDKEQMIPVEKEMDFLRRYLEIMEIRFQGTLEVEISPEPEVLDALVPNLILQPLVENAVKHGVAAKVGPSRIEVGARREGDKLVLTVRDDGPGVPEEVKPGSGLGLRNVQARLAELYGDDWSLTFHSAEGGGLIAEVKLPFHTSSDLHAELVEQVAEPAYGR